Proteins encoded by one window of Desulfovibrio ferrophilus:
- the rpoZ gene encoding DNA-directed RNA polymerase subunit omega translates to MARITVEDCLAQVNNRFLIVQMGIKRVKQYREGYEPLVVCKNKEAVTALREIAGHKVIPGDKLTEVGLQTADS, encoded by the coding sequence ATGGCTAGAATCACTGTGGAAGATTGCTTGGCCCAGGTAAACAATCGTTTTCTTATCGTCCAGATGGGTATCAAGCGCGTGAAACAGTACCGCGAAGGCTACGAGCCGTTGGTGGTTTGCAAGAACAAGGAAGCCGTAACCGCTCTGCGCGAGATTGCCGGTCACAAGGTGATCCCTGGCGATAAACTTACTGAAGTTGGTCTTCAGACTGCCGATAGCTAA
- a CDS encoding DUF4340 domain-containing protein → MRFLRESLVPAEAGYIAMRIGALVFFFLIAVVAAGIVLTRQAVIPAPQDERWPEYSAAAADRVILEGPSGVFELLRQDGAWRLRLPDRGVLPLAESRKVEALLEFLALNKPIRRLSNSAGPGGGFQPRAAVTVEGRSRLEIGGDDGSGVGVFARMADKPGLMVLSKDYADVLGRLPAAYLDTRLMDLSVEDVLVIRMSSMHEGWEIQRKKEEFVFVKPDILGSSRVQREAMDLWLHELGALQAVSLAPMPPEQGRLPDLALILRQKGGRNSFLKLWRPLDDSKPWMVSSSRQDVFFLLDQERVEKLNRNAFSLIDRRLVLVELGQVRRLELTHAGRVFIARRDGENWRSEGAGELTGIDMRLWRLTDLQYEYGPVGALPASAEQALRLVLKGEKGVPLLDLVFYTDSGLPGGQCWAGRYGEKAFHPVDSRLFMDLKGMLPPLAE, encoded by the coding sequence TTGAGATTTCTCCGCGAATCTTTAGTTCCGGCAGAGGCCGGTTATATCGCTATGAGAATTGGTGCTCTTGTTTTCTTCTTTCTGATTGCCGTGGTTGCGGCTGGCATTGTCCTGACTAGGCAAGCTGTGATTCCTGCTCCGCAGGACGAGCGTTGGCCCGAGTATAGTGCTGCGGCTGCAGATCGGGTCATTCTCGAAGGGCCTTCAGGGGTCTTTGAGTTGTTGCGTCAGGACGGTGCATGGCGGTTGCGGTTACCGGACAGAGGTGTATTGCCTTTGGCCGAATCCCGTAAGGTCGAAGCTTTGCTGGAGTTTCTGGCATTGAATAAGCCAATCCGCAGACTGTCAAACAGTGCCGGTCCGGGGGGTGGTTTTCAGCCAAGAGCCGCCGTTACAGTAGAAGGCCGCTCCCGTTTGGAAATTGGAGGAGACGATGGTTCTGGCGTTGGCGTATTCGCACGAATGGCGGACAAGCCGGGCCTGATGGTGCTATCAAAAGATTATGCAGATGTGCTCGGCCGTTTGCCCGCTGCGTATTTGGATACACGGCTCATGGACTTGAGTGTGGAAGATGTCCTTGTCATTCGCATGTCCAGCATGCACGAGGGCTGGGAGATTCAGCGCAAAAAAGAAGAATTTGTATTCGTCAAGCCGGATATCCTTGGCTCGTCGCGAGTTCAGCGCGAGGCTATGGATTTGTGGTTACATGAACTCGGAGCGCTGCAAGCTGTAAGTCTGGCCCCTATGCCCCCTGAACAAGGGCGTTTACCCGATTTGGCTTTGATCTTGCGCCAGAAAGGCGGACGAAATTCTTTTCTGAAACTATGGCGCCCGTTAGATGATTCAAAACCCTGGATGGTTTCCTCGTCACGACAGGATGTGTTTTTTCTGCTTGACCAGGAGCGGGTTGAGAAATTAAACAGAAACGCTTTTTCGCTGATCGACCGTCGACTTGTTCTTGTTGAACTCGGGCAGGTGCGGCGGCTTGAATTGACCCATGCAGGACGTGTTTTCATTGCCCGTCGTGATGGTGAAAATTGGCGAAGTGAAGGCGCTGGGGAATTGACGGGCATTGACATGCGTCTCTGGCGTCTTACTGATTTGCAGTACGAATACGGTCCGGTGGGTGCACTTCCTGCCAGTGCGGAACAGGCGCTTCGGCTCGTTTTAAAGGGCGAGAAGGGTGTTCCACTGCTTGATCTTGTGTTTTATACGGACTCCGGGTTGCCCGGTGGCCAGTGCTGGGCTGGGAGATATGGCGAAAAGGCCTTTCACCCGGTAGATAGCCGTTTGTTTATGGATCTTAAGGGAATGCTGCCTCCGCTTGCGGAGTGA